In Fusarium oxysporum f. sp. lycopersici 4287 chromosome 2, whole genome shotgun sequence, a genomic segment contains:
- a CDS encoding NAD-dependent histone deacetylase SIR2 encodes MGQEESSMSYGGPPVTLTERSLDAVAEYIKTGRSKRIVVLTGAGISTAAGIPDFRSPGTGLYANLARLNLPYAEAVFDISYFRNHPEPFYVLANELYPGKFSPTVSHAFIALLARKGLLQMLFTQNIDCLERVAGVPSDKIIEAHGSFATQRCIECKEEYPDEKMKEHVFGGKVPHCDKEGCKGLVKPDIVFFGEALPKAFDNNTYQVAMADLVLIVGTSLTVYPFAALPGMAQEGKPRVLFNMEKVGQIGTRSDDVMELGDCDAGIRKLANALGWRDELEKLWRQTVGDAEADRQLGGREKDDVQDEVERLAAEVGAVVIDESDEGVPLEKEPTKHKDGPTVSEKSKDDDKQREPETATATTDLEIDTKEAPKTQQPKLDRAQVEQLEAEASKTESLVTEPPKPQTPEEEPPKAETSKAEPTKEGTVPAALSNEEK; translated from the exons ATGGGCCAGGAAGAGTCCTCTATGAGTTATGGCGGCCCGCCCGTAACACTCACTGAGCGGAGCCTTGATGCTGTCGCCGAGTATATCAAGACGGGTCGGAGCAAGCGAATTGTTGTCTTGACTGGCGCTGGTATCTCCACTGCTGCTGGAA TCCCCGACTTTCGATCGCCCGGAACAGGTCTTTATGCCAACCTTGCCCGCCTCAATCTGCCTTACGCCGAAGCCGTATTCGACATCTCTTACTTTCGCAACCACCCCGAGCCCTTCTATGTTCTAGCGAACGAACTATATCCAGGGAAATTCTCTCCGACCGTCTCGCATGCCTTCatcgccctcctcgcccGCAAGGGTCTTCTCCAGATGCTCTTCACGCAGAACATCGATTGCCTTGAGCGCGTAGCTGGAGTACCTTCGGACAAGATTATTGAAGCCCATGGAAGCTTTGCGACACAGCGCTGCATCGAGTGCAAGGAGGAATACCcggatgagaagatgaaggagcaCGTCTTTGGAGGCAAGGTTCCTCATTGCGACAAGGAGGGGTGCAAGGGACTTGTCAAGCCAGATATTGTCTTCTTTGGCGAGGCTCTGCCCAAGGCATTCGACAACAATACGTATCAAGTAGCCATGGCCGACCTAGTTTTGATCGTGGGTACCAGTCTCACCGTTTACCCCTTCGCTGCTCTCCCAGGCATGGCGCAAGAGGGCAAGCCCCGTGTGCTTTTCAACATGGAAAAGGTGGGCCAAATCGGAACCCGATCTGATGATGTGATGGAGCTCGGCGATTGCGATGCCGGTATTCGCAAGCTTGCTAATGCGCTTGGTTGGCGagacgagcttgagaagctctggAGACAGACCGTGGGCGATGCTGAGGCAGATCGACAGCTCGGCGgtagagagaaggatgatgtacaggatgaggttgagcGCTTGGCCGCCGAAGTTGGTGCTGTCGTTATTGACGAGAGTGACGAAGGCGTGCCATTGGAAAAAGAGCCCACGAAGCATAAGGATGGTCCCACTGTTTCGGAAAAGTCAAAGGACGACGACAAGCAACGAGAACCAGAAACAGCTACAGCTACTACAGATCTGGAAATTGATACCAAGGAGGCGCCCAAGACTCAACAACCTAAACTAGATCGAGCCCAAGTTGAGCAGCTCGAAGCCGAAGCAAGCAAGACAGAGTCTTTAGTCACAGAGCCGCCTAAGCCACAAACCCCCGAAGAAGAGCCACCAAAGGCAGAGACATCAAAG GCAGAGCCTACAAAAGAAGGAACTGTACCAGCAGCTCTCAGCAACGAGGAGAAGTAG
- a CDS encoding NAD-dependent histone deacetylase SIR2, giving the protein MLFTQNIDCLERVAGVPSDKIIEAHGSFATQRCIECKEEYPDEKMKEHVFGGKVPHCDKEGCKGLVKPDIVFFGEALPKAFDNNTYQVAMADLVLIVGTSLTVYPFAALPGMAQEGKPRVLFNMEKVGQIGTRSDDVMELGDCDAGIRKLANALGWRDELEKLWRQTVGDAEADRQLGGREKDDVQDEVERLAAEVGAVVIDESDEGVPLEKEPTKHKDGPTVSEKSKDDDKQREPETATATTDLEIDTKEAPKTQQPKLDRAQVEQLEAEASKTESLVTEPPKPQTPEEEPPKAETSKAEPTKEGTVPAALSNEEK; this is encoded by the exons ATGCTCTTCACGCAGAACATCGATTGCCTTGAGCGCGTAGCTGGAGTACCTTCGGACAAGATTATTGAAGCCCATGGAAGCTTTGCGACACAGCGCTGCATCGAGTGCAAGGAGGAATACCcggatgagaagatgaaggagcaCGTCTTTGGAGGCAAGGTTCCTCATTGCGACAAGGAGGGGTGCAAGGGACTTGTCAAGCCAGATATTGTCTTCTTTGGCGAGGCTCTGCCCAAGGCATTCGACAACAATACGTATCAAGTAGCCATGGCCGACCTAGTTTTGATCGTGGGTACCAGTCTCACCGTTTACCCCTTCGCTGCTCTCCCAGGCATGGCGCAAGAGGGCAAGCCCCGTGTGCTTTTCAACATGGAAAAGGTGGGCCAAATCGGAACCCGATCTGATGATGTGATGGAGCTCGGCGATTGCGATGCCGGTATTCGCAAGCTTGCTAATGCGCTTGGTTGGCGagacgagcttgagaagctctggAGACAGACCGTGGGCGATGCTGAGGCAGATCGACAGCTCGGCGgtagagagaaggatgatgtacaggatgaggttgagcGCTTGGCCGCCGAAGTTGGTGCTGTCGTTATTGACGAGAGTGACGAAGGCGTGCCATTGGAAAAAGAGCCCACGAAGCATAAGGATGGTCCCACTGTTTCGGAAAAGTCAAAGGACGACGACAAGCAACGAGAACCAGAAACAGCTACAGCTACTACAGATCTGGAAATTGATACCAAGGAGGCGCCCAAGACTCAACAACCTAAACTAGATCGAGCCCAAGTTGAGCAGCTCGAAGCCGAAGCAAGCAAGACAGAGTCTTTAGTCACAGAGCCGCCTAAGCCACAAACCCCCGAAGAAGAGCCACCAAAGGCAGAGACATCAAAG GCAGAGCCTACAAAAGAAGGAACTGTACCAGCAGCTCTCAGCAACGAGGAGAAGTAG
- a CDS encoding NAD-dependent histone deacetylase SIR2 codes for MGQEESSMSYGGPPVTLTERSLDAVAEYIKTGRSKRIVVLTGAGISTAAGIPDFRSPGTGLYANLARLNLPYAEAVFDISYFRNHPEPFYVLANELYPGKFSPTVSHAFIALLARKGLLQMLFTQNIDCLERVAGVPSDKIIEAHGSFATQRCIECKEEYPDEKMKEHVFGGKVPHCDKEGCKGLVKPDIVFFGEALPKAFDNNTYQVAMADLVLIVGTSLTVYPFAALPGMAQEGKPRVLFNMEKVGQIGTRSDDVMELGDCDAGIRKLANALGWRDELEKLWRQTVGDAEADRQLGGREKDDVQDEVERLAAEVGAVVIDESDEGVPLEKEPTKHKDGPTVSEKSKDDDKQREPETATATTDLEIDTKEAPKTQQPKLDRAQVEQLEAEASKTESLVTEPPKPQTPEEEPPKAETPKAEPTKEGTVPAALSNEEK; via the exons ATGGGCCAGGAAGAGTCCTCTATGAGTTATGGCGGCCCGCCCGTAACACTCACTGAGCGGAGCCTTGATGCTGTCGCCGAGTATATCAAGACGGGTCGGAGCAAGCGAATTGTTGTCTTGACTGGCGCTGGTATCTCCACTGCTGCTGGAA TCCCCGACTTTCGATCGCCCGGAACAGGTCTTTATGCCAACCTTGCCCGCCTCAATCTGCCTTACGCCGAAGCCGTATTCGACATCTCTTACTTTCGCAACCACCCCGAGCCCTTCTATGTTCTAGCGAACGAACTATATCCAGGGAAATTCTCTCCGACCGTCTCGCATGCCTTCatcgccctcctcgcccGCAAGGGTCTTCTCCAGATGCTCTTCACGCAGAACATCGATTGCCTTGAGCGCGTAGCTGGAGTACCTTCGGACAAGATTATTGAAGCCCATGGAAGCTTTGCGACACAGCGCTGCATCGAGTGCAAGGAGGAATACCcggatgagaagatgaaggagcaCGTCTTTGGAGGCAAGGTTCCTCATTGCGACAAGGAGGGGTGCAAGGGACTTGTCAAGCCAGATATTGTCTTCTTTGGCGAGGCTCTGCCCAAGGCATTCGACAACAATACGTATCAAGTAGCCATGGCCGACCTAGTTTTGATCGTGGGTACCAGTCTCACCGTTTACCCCTTCGCTGCTCTCCCAGGCATGGCGCAAGAGGGCAAGCCCCGTGTGCTTTTCAACATGGAAAAGGTGGGCCAAATCGGAACCCGATCTGATGATGTGATGGAGCTCGGCGATTGCGATGCCGGTATTCGCAAGCTTGCTAATGCGCTTGGTTGGCGagacgagcttgagaagctctggAGACAGACCGTGGGCGATGCTGAGGCAGATCGACAGCTCGGCGgtagagagaaggatgatgtacaggatgaggttgagcGCTTGGCCGCCGAAGTTGGTGCTGTCGTTATTGACGAGAGTGACGAAGGCGTGCCATTGGAAAAAGAGCCCACGAAGCATAAGGATGGTCCCACTGTTTCGGAAAAGTCAAAGGACGACGACAAGCAACGAGAACCAGAAACAGCTACAGCTACTACAGATCTGGAAATTGATACCAAGGAGGCGCCCAAGACTCAACAACCTAAACTAGATCGAGCCCAAGTTGAGCAGCTCGAAGCCGAAGCAAGCAAGACAGAGTCTTTAGTCACAGAGCCGCCTAAGCCACAAACCCCCGAAGAAGAGCCACCAAAG GCAGAGACACCAAAGGCAGAGCCTACAAAAGAAGGAACTGTACCAGCAGCTCTCAGCAACGAGGAGAAGTAG
- a CDS encoding NAD-dependent histone deacetylase SIR2: MGQEESSMSYGGPPVTLTERSLDAVAEYIKTGRSKRIVVLTGAGISTAAGIPDFRSPGTGLYANLARLNLPYAEAVFDISYFRNHPEPFYVLANELYPGKFSPTVSHAFIALLARKGLLQMLFTQNIDCLERVAGVPSDKIIEAHGSFATQRCIECKEEYPDEKMKEHVFGGKVPHCDKEGCKGLVKPDIVFFGEALPKAFDNNTYQVAMADLVLIVGTSLTVYPFAALPGMAQEGKPRVLFNMEKVGQIGTRSDDVMELGDCDAGIRKLANALGWRDELEKLWRQTVGDAEADRQLGGREKDDVQDEVERLAAEVGAVVIDESDEGVPLEKEPTKHKDGPTVSEKSKDDDKQREPETATATTDLEIDTKEAPKTQQPKLDRAQVEQLEAEASKTESLVTEPPKPQTPEEEPPKAETSKAETPKAETPKAEPTKEGTVPAALSNEEK; this comes from the exons ATGGGCCAGGAAGAGTCCTCTATGAGTTATGGCGGCCCGCCCGTAACACTCACTGAGCGGAGCCTTGATGCTGTCGCCGAGTATATCAAGACGGGTCGGAGCAAGCGAATTGTTGTCTTGACTGGCGCTGGTATCTCCACTGCTGCTGGAA TCCCCGACTTTCGATCGCCCGGAACAGGTCTTTATGCCAACCTTGCCCGCCTCAATCTGCCTTACGCCGAAGCCGTATTCGACATCTCTTACTTTCGCAACCACCCCGAGCCCTTCTATGTTCTAGCGAACGAACTATATCCAGGGAAATTCTCTCCGACCGTCTCGCATGCCTTCatcgccctcctcgcccGCAAGGGTCTTCTCCAGATGCTCTTCACGCAGAACATCGATTGCCTTGAGCGCGTAGCTGGAGTACCTTCGGACAAGATTATTGAAGCCCATGGAAGCTTTGCGACACAGCGCTGCATCGAGTGCAAGGAGGAATACCcggatgagaagatgaaggagcaCGTCTTTGGAGGCAAGGTTCCTCATTGCGACAAGGAGGGGTGCAAGGGACTTGTCAAGCCAGATATTGTCTTCTTTGGCGAGGCTCTGCCCAAGGCATTCGACAACAATACGTATCAAGTAGCCATGGCCGACCTAGTTTTGATCGTGGGTACCAGTCTCACCGTTTACCCCTTCGCTGCTCTCCCAGGCATGGCGCAAGAGGGCAAGCCCCGTGTGCTTTTCAACATGGAAAAGGTGGGCCAAATCGGAACCCGATCTGATGATGTGATGGAGCTCGGCGATTGCGATGCCGGTATTCGCAAGCTTGCTAATGCGCTTGGTTGGCGagacgagcttgagaagctctggAGACAGACCGTGGGCGATGCTGAGGCAGATCGACAGCTCGGCGgtagagagaaggatgatgtacaggatgaggttgagcGCTTGGCCGCCGAAGTTGGTGCTGTCGTTATTGACGAGAGTGACGAAGGCGTGCCATTGGAAAAAGAGCCCACGAAGCATAAGGATGGTCCCACTGTTTCGGAAAAGTCAAAGGACGACGACAAGCAACGAGAACCAGAAACAGCTACAGCTACTACAGATCTGGAAATTGATACCAAGGAGGCGCCCAAGACTCAACAACCTAAACTAGATCGAGCCCAAGTTGAGCAGCTCGAAGCCGAAGCAAGCAAGACAGAGTCTTTAGTCACAGAGCCGCCTAAGCCACAAACCCCCGAAGAAGAGCCACCAAAGGCAGAGACATCAAAGGCAGAGACACCAAAGGCAGAGACACCAAAGGCAGAGCCTACAAAAGAAGGAACTGTACCAGCAGCTCTCAGCAACGAGGAGAAGTAG
- a CDS encoding negative cofactor 2 complex subunit beta translates to MSDHEFGANDDLSLPKATVQKIVSEILPPSAGVAFAKEARDLLIECCVEFITLISSEANEISEKEAKKTIACDHITKALEQLGFTDMVPAVLEAAAEHKEVQKGREKKADKFANSGMSMEELARLQEEQFAAARERHG, encoded by the exons atgtctgATCACGAGTTTGGAG CTAACGACGATTTGTCGCTCCCGAAAG CCACTGTTCAAAAGATTGTATCTGAAATTCTTCCCCCATCGGCAGGCGTGGCGTTCGCTAAAGAGGCTCGCGACCTCTTGATCGAATGTTGTGTCGAGTTCATTACCCTTATTTCATCAGAGGCGAACGAGATTTCTGAGaaggaagcaaagaagaCTATCGCCTGCGATCATATCACGAAAGCTCTCGAGCAACTAGGCTTCACTGACATGGTCCCTGCTGTTCTCGAGGCAGCCGCTGAGCACAAGGAAGTCCAAAAG GGTCGAGAGAAGAAGGCAGACAAGTTTGCCAACAGTGGCATGTCCATGGAGGAACTCGCTCGTCTACAGGAGGAGCAGTTCGCCGCTGCTCGAGAGCGTCACGGTTAG
- a CDS encoding homocysteine S-methyltransferase has translation MSSKILILDGGLGTSLESKYSITFSRSTPLWSSHLLVSDQSTLQSCQSDFGAVPVDVLLTATYQVSLHGFADTRTDDFPEGIPRETVPRFLDDAVSIAQRAVGDKGCVALSIGPYGACMIPGQEYSGKYDAEHDSLADLEAWHRERLGVFAEVSDIQKRVGYVALETIPRVDEIIAMRKALAATPTLSDLPYWTACLSPEKDLKMPDGNSIEAAVEAMLDPEVSTKLPWGIGINCTKVDKLDQLLQIFERTVASMVEKGKITEWPALVLYPDGTNGEVYNTTTQKWEMPDGVETHRRSSWEHQLETVVKATEDRGNWPAILVGGCCRAGSEDIKKLRDCLVK, from the coding sequence ATGTCGTCCAAAATTCTCATTCTTGACGGTGGTCTCGGTACCTCTCTCGAGTCCAAGTACTCTATCACTTTCTCCCGTTCAACGCCGCTCTGGTCGTCTCATTTGCTTGTTTCTGACCAATCCACCCTCCAATCATGTCAGAGCGATTTCGGAGCTGTCCCAGTTGACGTGCTCCTCACGGCGACATATCAGGTTTCCCTTCATGGTTTCGCCGACACTCGCACTGATGATTTCCCTGAGGGAATTCCTCGTGAAACTGTTCCGCGGTTTTTGGATGATGCTGTCAGCATCGCTCAGCGTGCTGTGGGGGATAAGGGTTGTGTCGCTCTGAGCATTGGGCCTTATGGAGCTTGCATGATTCCAGGTCAGGAGTATAGCGGGAAATACGATGCTGAGCACGACTCCCTGGCTGATTTGGAGGCATGGCACCGTGAGCGCTTGGGGGTCTTCGCTGAGGTTTCTGATATACAGAAGCGAGTAGGCTATGTTGCCCTTGAGACTATTCCCCGCGTTGACGAGATCATCGCCATGCGCAAAGCTCTCGCCGCCACACCAACACTATCTGATCTCCCTTACTGGACGGCATGTCTATCACCTGAGAAAGACCTCAAAATGCCAGACGGCAACTCCATCGAAGCCGCCGTGGAGGCCATGCTGGATCCTGAAGTATCAACTAAGTTGCCATGGGGTATCGGTATCAACTGCACCAAGGTCGACAAGCTTGACCAGCTACTCCAAATCTTCGAACGCACTGTAGCCAGTATGGTcgagaagggcaagattACTGAGTGGCCCGCACTGGTGCTGTATCCTGATGGTACAAATGGAGAGGTTTACAACACAACAACACAAAAGTGGGAGATGCCAGACGGTGTTGAGACTCATAGGCGCTCATCTTGGGAACACCAACTCGAAACAGTCGTGAAGGCTACGGAGGATAGAGGGAATTGGCCTGCCATCTTGGTCGGTGGATGCTGTAGGGCTGGAAGCGAAGATATCAAGAAACTTCGCGATTGTCTCGTGAAATAG
- a CDS encoding retrograde regulation protein 2, whose amino-acid sequence MDFSDFEVIDPIAEFGHESSDDEDAQPPYANLQGGHPPWQGHAGKLVGVVDMGSNGIRLSISDLSSPLARMLPTVYQYRASISLYDSQYDPETGDQIPIPDDVIESVVSVLSRFVVICEDFQCKKENIHVIATEATRAALNSKQFLAAIKDKTDLTVELLPKEEEGQIGALGIASGFSDMEGLVMDLGGGSTQITWMLSSGGQVRMSPKGSFSFPYGAAALTKKLHDLRDGKKKDEADAAVKAFEKEMIANFEDAYNNLQIPAEMTEKAEKEGGYRIYLSGGGFRGWGYLLLYLNQTDGSYYPISIINGYTAKRKQFEDTEALKHVAHAAKDIFRVSDRRRSQVPAVAFLVNVLSESIPGGIKEAHFCQGGVREGFLFRQLSPSIRAQSPLEVATGYFAPGSRHLIQQLLKNAIPKPSKKKEFPEEFGEPVVDSFANAMYLHMFMSKETASTTALYSTSVGNMSAIHGVSHQDRARLALMLESRYDGELPPRELEFRESLRDMLTPEEVWWASYLGRVGQLITALYPAGKIHKSKPRVVFTSQWSYTLGKKKNKEGLLLTISVQKTHDDPARTKEAVKNAASNVEKIGKKKNWIGDDEPWGMKVKVKVVEEGILSEEMEKLKM is encoded by the exons ATGGATTTCTCCGACTTTGAAGTTATCGACCCAATCGCCGAGTTTGGCCATGAgagcagcgacgatgaggatgcgCAGCCGCCGTATGCGAATCTTCAGGGCGGTCATCCCCCGTGGCAGGGCCATGCGGGTAAGCTAGTCGGTGTTGTTGACATGGGCAG CAATGGAATTCGTCTCTCTATTTCCGACCTTTCGAGCCCATTGGCTCGTATGCTTCCTACCGTTTACCAATATCGCGCCTCCATTTCTCTGTACGACTCTCAATATGATCCCGAGACTGGAGATCAGATTCCCATCCCTGACGATGTCATCGAGTCTGTCGTTTCAGTCTTGAGTCGGTTCGTTGTTATTTGCGAGGACTTCCAGTGCAAGAAGGAGAATATCCATGTTATCGCGACCGAAGCCACCCGCGCTGCCCTCAATTCGAAGCAGTTCTTGGCTGCTATCAAAGACAAAACTGATCTAACAGTTGAGCTTCTACCtaaagaggaagagggtCAGATTGGTGCCCTAGGTATCGCCAGTGGCTTCTCTGACATGGAAGGCCTGGTAATGGACCTTGGCGGTGGCAGCACCCAGATTACCTGGATGCTCAGCTCGGGCGGTCAGGTTCGCATGAGTCCCAAAGGCAGCTTCAGTTTCCCATATGGAGCTGCTGCTTTGACGAAGAAGCTCCACGATCTTCGTGACggtaagaagaaggatgaagcCGATGCAGCTGTCAAGGCTTTTGAGAAGGAAATGATCGCCAACTTCGAGGACGCATACAACAATCTGCAGATCCCCGCCGAGATGAccgagaaggctgagaaggaagGCGGGTACCGTATTTATCTCTCCGGAGGTGGTTTCAGGGGGTGGGGATATTTGCTCCTGTACCTGAATCAGACGGATGGCAGCTACTATCCCATTTCCATTATCAATGGATACACTGCCAAGCGCAAACAGTTTGAGGACACTGAGGCTCTCAAGCATGTCGCTCATGCCGCGAAAGACATTTTCCGTGTTTCCGATCGTCGAAGATCCCAGGTTCCCGCGGTCGCGTTCCTTGTCAATGTTCTTTCAGAATCAATTCCTGGAGGAATCAAAGAGGCACACTTTTGTCAAGGTGGTGTAAGAGAAGGCTTTCTCTTCCGCCAGCTTTCACCATCTATTCGAGCTCAGTCTCCCCTAGAGGTTGCCACAGGCTACTTTGCCCCGGGTTCGCGACATCTCATTCAGCAATTGCTCAAGAACGCAATCCCGAAACCTTCTAAGAAGAAGGAGTTCCCAGAGGAGTTCGGCGAGCCTGTTGTTGACTCCTTCGCCAATGCGATGTATCTCCACATGTTCATGAGTAAGGAGACGGCCTCGACGACGGCGCTGTACTCAACCAGTGTCGGAAACATGTCTGCGATCCATGGTGTTTCGCACCAAGATCGAGCAAGGTTGGCCTTGATGCTCGAGTCCAGATATGACGGTGAACTTCCTCCTCGTGAGCTAGAGTTCCGTGAGTCACTTCGTGACATGCTCACGCCTGAGGAAGTCTGGTGGGCATCATACCTCGGCAGAGTCGGACAACTCATCACCGCGCTCTACCCAGCCGGTAAGATCCACAAGTCGAAGCCACGCGTGGTGTTCACTTCTCAGTGGTCGTACACTttgggcaagaagaagaataaggAAGGTCTTCTGCTCACAATCTCGGTACAGAAGACACACGATGACCCAGCAAGAACAAAAGAGGCTGTCAAGAATGCGGCGAGTAATGTGGAAAAgattggaaagaagaagaactggattggagatgatgagccTTGGGGAATGAAGGTTAAGGTCAAGGTTGTGGAGGAGGGTATTCTCtctgaggagatggagaagctgAAAATGTAG
- a CDS encoding hypothetical protein (At least one base has a quality score < 10), with the protein MAEYRHYATPHPEWVDFPNNLPPGTKPILGMTRDHDPIIPQEGLNIYEIYVPVRDNTPITLRIYRQAANHHTLPLFLYMHGGGYVTGGLETDDATCRVLALEIPVVVASVEYRLAPEHKFPVGFEDTFDVVRWAASSEGQRKLNTDLSKGFILGGTSAGANFTAGISHLACDEGLSPRITGVVFLAGSFCHPDMRPKKYLDCILSVDEINDAPGLTRKSIDYFAELYGAPPTDKRLSPLLFDSHAGIAKKAYFAICGWDPRRDEAILLDQLLQEVGLPTKLHIYSGLPHGFWTTCPDLPVSKKWLQDLLQGVHWLL; encoded by the exons ATGGCCGAATATAGACATTATGCAACACCCCATCCCGAATGGGTCGAT TTCCCAAACAATCTCCCCCCAGGCACAAAACCAATCTTGGGCATGACCAGAGACCATGATCCGATTATTCCACAGGAAGGTCTCAATATTTACGAAATATATGTCCCTGTGCGCGATAATACGCCTATTACACTGCGCATCTACCGTCAAGCTGCTAACCACCATACGCTTCCTCTATTTCTCTACATGCACGGCGGTGGGTATGTCACAGGTGGTCTTGAAACAGACGATGCAACATGTCGAGTACTCGCGTTAGAGATTCCTGTCGTTGTTGCAAGTGTTGAGTATCGACTTGCTCCTGAGCATAAGTTCCCCGTTGGCTTTGAAGATACCTTCGACGTCGTCCGCTGG GCTGCATCGTCAGAGGGCCAGAGGAAACTTAATACAGACTTGTCCAAGGGCTTTATTCTCGGTGGCACGTCTGCTGGCGCCAACTTCACTGCCGGAATCTCGCACCTGGCTTGTGATGAGGGCCTCTCTCCAAGAATCACCGGTGTCGTGTTTCTCGCCGGGAGCTTCTGTCACCCAGACATGAGACCGAAGAAGTATCTGGATTGTATTCTGagcgttgatgagatcaatgATGCACCTGGCCTCACGCGAAAGTCAATTGACTACTTCGCAG AACTATATGGTGCTCCCCCAACAGACAAGCGACTGTCCCCTCTTCTATTCGATTCCCATGCTGGTATAGCAAAGAAAGCATACTTTGCAATCTGCGGTTGGGATCCGCGACGGGACGAAGCTATTCTTCTCGATCAACTGCTCCAAGAAGTCGGGCTGCCAACCAAGTTACACATCTACTCAGGGTTACCTCATGGCTTCTGGACGACTTGCCCTGACTTGCCTGTTTCCAAGAAGTGGCTGCAGGATCTCCTTCAGGGTGTGCACTGGTTATTATAG